The Camelina sativa cultivar DH55 chromosome 14, Cs, whole genome shotgun sequence genome includes a window with the following:
- the LOC104740477 gene encoding transcription factor GTE5, chloroplastic-like, translating into MSSDHKSGGGASKTKTKHKWSSNHNRSKPMVVSRPERSVPLVSPSNSFASEDDHHMLKISLSSISKLEVRNLKRKLNAELDEVRILIKRLDPPQGGNIGSAAKTGAPGRNKKVKTGNGGGKKGGPGAADKGMVQVFKNCNTLLTKLMKHKCGWVFNVPVDVKGLGLHDYHTIVEQPMDLGSVKTKLEKKLYNSPLDFAEDVRLTFNNAILYNPVGHDVHQFAEVLLAMFEEKWVAIEMQYDNLHRKFKPTRDIEFSAPVSTVAPTVVEPLPAPTPSPSPPPPPPPAPVLDNRNWERDESMTIPVEPETVTTAPEKPEEEEEEAPANNSRDLTLEEKRRLSEELQDLPFDKLEIVVQIIKKSNPELSQQDDEIELDIDSLDINTLWELYRFVTGYKDSLRKKKEQHQGFGSERDAESVHNIIHEPTTLVTGTETSRVTESGKAIRTSSPARQENNASGSSSSNSSSSDSGSGSSDSDSDSSSGRESDTGN; encoded by the exons ATGTCTTCTGACCATAAATCAGGTGGTGGAGCttcgaagacgaagacgaagcaCAAGTGGAGCTCGAACCACAACCGATCCAAGCCAATGGTGGTTTCTAGACCCGAGCGATCGGTTCCTCTTGTGTCTCCCTCGAACTCGTTCGCGTCAGAGGACGATCATCACATGTTAAAGATAAGTCTGAGCTCGATTTCTAAGCTTGAGGTTAGGAACTTGAAGCGGAAGCTTAACGCTGAGCTAGATGAGGTTAGGATCTTGATCAAACGGCTCGATCCTCCCCAAGGTGGGAATATTGGGTCTGCGGCTAAAACTGGTGCTCCTGGGAGAAACAAGAAGGTGAAAACAGGGAATGGAGGAGGTAAGAAAGGTGGCCCTGGAGCTGCTGATAAAGGTATG GTTCAGGTTTTCAAGAACTGTAACACTTTGCTTACGAAACTGATGAAGCATAAGTGTGGTTGGGTATTCAATGTTCCAGTTGATGTTAAAGGACTTGGTTTGCATGATTATCACACTATTGTTGAACAACCTATGGATTTGGGTTCAGTGAAGACTAAGTTGGAGAAGAAATTGTATAACTCGCCGTTagattttgctgaagatgtcaGGCTTACCTTTAACAATGCTATCTTGTATAATCCGGTTGGGCATGACGTGCATCAGTTTGCTGAGGTTTTATTGGCCATGTTTGAAGAGAAATGGGTGGCCATTGAAATGCAGTATGATAATCTTCATCGGAAGTTCAAACCAACTCGTGATATCGAGTTCTCTGCTCCTGTTTCAACCGTTGCTCCTACTGTAGTAGAGCCATTACCTGCTCCTACACCTTCtccgtctcctcctcctcctcctccaccagcTCCTGTACTTGATAATAGGAATTGGGAGAGAGACGAATCTATGACGATCCCAGTGGAACCTGAAACTGTCACCACTGCTCCCGAGAAgcctgaagaagaggaagaggaggcaCCTGCTAATAACAGCAGGGACCTGACGTTGGAAGAGAAACGGAGACTCAGTGAAGAGCTTCAGGACTTGCCTTTTGACAAACTTGAGATAGTTGTTCAGATTATAAAGAAGAGCAATCCGGAGCTCTCTCAACAAGATGATGAGATTGAGCTGGATATTGATAGCCTTGATATCAACACACTCTGGGAGCTTTATAGATTTGTGACTGGGTATAAGGATAGCTTGAGGAAGAAAAAGGAGCAGCATCAGGGATTTGGTTCAGAAAGAGATGCTGAATCTGTTCACAATATTATCCATGAACCA ACCACTCTAGTAACTGGCACCGAAACATCAAGAGTTACTGAATCAG GAAAAGCTATTCGGACGTCATCTCCAGCTCGCCAAGAAAACAACGCAAGTGGATCAAGTAGTTCTAACAGTTCTAGTAGTGACTCAGGATCTGGCTCTAGTG ATTCTGACAGTGACAGCTCCTCAGGCCGTGAATCAGATACTGGTAATTAG